One Microcoleus sp. AS-A8 DNA window includes the following coding sequences:
- a CDS encoding ATP-binding protein, protein MQKTLRCASIFGNLCYLKLLPIITLALCFDLDKIISVREINAAVINISGRLRMLSQRAALFALKLVSTQDPGEQEKLRQKMLAAIDYMEKSHNGLIHGDAEMRLPGQPSEQIQSIYFQAPFYLDRQIRHYISQVRALAQTPSSELTLNNPHLTTILTASEKDLLDALEALVSQYHKESDEAQLEVELYQAQLYQESCAATAAAQAHAQQLEKALLDLRRTQAQLIETEKLSSIGEMVAGVAHEINNPVSFIYGNLRYASDYVEDLLALLKLYQEYYGKHHPPVQAKIEAIDLDFLLKDLPKVLESMQVGADRVRQIVLSLRNFSRCDRLLMEAVDLHEGIDSTLLILQNRLKPRYHRPGIEVVKEYGDLPSVKCHAGQINQVFMNLFSNAIDALEEAPNHHGRITIQTSVNSACSHVMIRITDNGPGIAPEVQSQLFDPFFTTKPIGKGTGLGLSISHQIVVENHGGILRCESAPGKGTEFWIELPLQVSRGLSTLKSTAMALQG, encoded by the coding sequence ATGCAGAAAACATTAAGATGTGCTAGTATTTTCGGAAATTTATGCTATTTAAAATTGCTGCCGATTATTACTTTGGCGCTCTGTTTCGACCTCGATAAAATTATCTCAGTACGGGAAATTAATGCTGCTGTAATCAATATTAGTGGTCGCCTGCGGATGCTGTCCCAACGAGCGGCTTTGTTCGCCTTGAAACTCGTTTCTACTCAAGACCCAGGGGAACAGGAAAAGCTGCGTCAAAAAATGTTAGCAGCGATTGACTATATGGAAAAATCACACAATGGGTTGATTCATGGAGATGCTGAGATGAGGCTACCAGGACAACCCTCTGAGCAAATCCAATCTATTTATTTTCAAGCCCCATTCTATCTTGACCGACAAATTCGCCACTACATCTCTCAAGTTAGAGCTTTGGCTCAAACCCCTAGCTCAGAACTGACCTTAAATAATCCCCATTTAACCACTATTCTGACAGCTTCAGAAAAAGACCTGCTTGACGCTTTGGAGGCGTTAGTTAGTCAATATCACAAAGAAAGCGATGAGGCTCAGCTCGAAGTGGAACTGTATCAGGCTCAACTCTATCAAGAAAGTTGTGCTGCCACCGCTGCTGCTCAAGCTCATGCTCAACAGTTAGAGAAAGCCTTACTGGACTTGCGACGAACTCAAGCCCAGCTCATTGAAACTGAAAAACTTTCAAGTATTGGTGAGATGGTTGCTGGTGTCGCTCATGAAATTAATAACCCCGTCAGCTTCATTTATGGAAATTTGCGCTACGCCAGCGACTATGTCGAAGATTTATTAGCGTTGCTGAAGCTCTATCAGGAGTACTACGGGAAACACCATCCACCGGTACAGGCCAAAATTGAAGCGATCGACCTGGATTTTCTGCTCAAAGACCTACCAAAAGTTCTAGAATCCATGCAAGTTGGGGCGGATCGCGTTCGCCAGATTGTCCTGTCGTTGCGTAACTTTTCTCGCTGCGATCGATTGTTAATGGAAGCCGTCGATCTTCACGAAGGAATTGATAGTACTCTGCTCATCTTGCAAAATCGCTTAAAACCTCGCTATCATCGCCCTGGCATTGAAGTGGTTAAAGAATACGGTGACTTGCCATCGGTGAAGTGTCATGCCGGACAAATCAATCAGGTATTTATGAACCTCTTCAGCAATGCCATTGATGCACTAGAGGAAGCCCCTAATCACCACGGTCGTATTACGATCCAGACGAGCGTCAATTCTGCTTGTTCTCACGTCATGATCCGAATTACTGACAATGGTCCAGGCATAGCTCCAGAAGTTCAATCACAACTGTTTGACCCATTTTTCACCACTAAGCCGATTGGCAAAGGCACGGGGCTGGGGCTATCTATTAGCCATCAAATTGTAGTGGAGAATCACGGGGGTATCCTCAGGTGTGAGTCGGCACCGGGTAAAGGCACAGAGTTTTGGATCGAACTTCCCCTGCAAGTGAGTAGGGGTTTATCCACCCTCAAATCAACTGCTATGGCTTTACAAGGATGA
- a CDS encoding general stress protein — translation MTVGRIQRAVGIFSNRRDAEHALTELRDAGFDMNKVSVIVKNADPNDQIGGAGVSDGKEDQVEGGTKAGATAGAVTGGLIGLIGGLSLLAIPGVGPVAEAGVLLANTLLGGAIGAAGGALVGALLGWGVPEDKAKYYGDRVSQGDYLIIVESTAEDILRAEAILDNRGVLDWGIYDADAPTTMGPGAGRTGVL, via the coding sequence ATGACTGTAGGACGAATCCAACGGGCTGTCGGCATTTTTTCTAACCGTCGCGATGCAGAACACGCGCTCACTGAGCTCAGAGATGCTGGTTTTGACATGAATAAAGTATCTGTCATTGTCAAAAACGCAGACCCCAATGACCAAATTGGCGGTGCTGGTGTGAGCGATGGCAAAGAAGACCAAGTTGAAGGCGGAACCAAAGCCGGAGCAACTGCCGGTGCCGTGACGGGAGGTTTAATTGGTTTAATCGGCGGCTTGAGTTTGTTGGCCATTCCTGGAGTCGGCCCTGTTGCAGAAGCGGGTGTTCTTCTGGCTAACACTCTTTTAGGGGGTGCCATTGGTGCTGCTGGTGGTGCGCTTGTGGGAGCACTCCTTGGTTGGGGAGTTCCGGAAGATAAAGCTAAATATTATGGCGATCGAGTTTCCCAAGGGGATTATCTGATTATCGTAGAGAGCACCGCCGAGGACATCTTGAGAGCCGAAGCGATTCTAGATAATCGAGGGGTTCTAGATTGGGGTATTTATGATGCCGATGCACCAACAACAATGGGTCCGGGTGCGGGTCGAACGGGTGTGCTTTAG
- the sbcC gene encoding exonuclease subunit SbcC, with translation MIPLQLTLKNFLSYRDAILDFRGLHTACICGPNGAGKSSLLEAITWVIWGQSRAESEDDIIHAGAKDVRVDFIFQNNQQTHRIIRTRHRGQSSSLEFQIETAGGFRSLTEKGVRATQQLILYHLKLDYDTFINSAYLRQGRADEFMLRRPSERKQILADLLKLDQYETLAEQAKDLSRQFKGQAEQLEQSLQTIKQQLEQRDETLEQQTLLKATLQQLQQAQDIDQKQLQQLQAVVSQRSTWQQQLTFVRQQDQNLSQDCDRLTQDIAATEAQQRQLATLLSQEESIKAGYAQYISLQQQEEIFTAKFQAYQEAQQQKQQLQQQLTQQINELNLKIRDTQAQLQALRPQEQEIQDALSRSGEVSAALEQLNLARKRLVELDHLQLEVSPLLQRSTSLQTELDRAQARLSARLEELYSSEKQLNAQIAVTPELRQTVLQVGAEIGQLEKKRVYQQRVQEKGLERRHFQERLQENQRRYEKQLAELTQKMEMLQVQNAVCPLCDRPLDEAHSHHVIQKTVSEHQGVQEQFWLVREQLTVCERELQVLRHEYAQLSQELSPYEKLLEQRGQLEARLEATDEVYDRLYELSEEKEQLERSLHAGAYAVELQAQLQQIEVQLQQLNYSEQTHALARSEVDRWRWAEIKQAKLEDALKRRRQIEDKKPQLQAQLDALQASVHELQTTSELKQKLDALDLDMTQIGYNLAEHNALRASVRQAQSWQLRYQEVMSAQQQYPQVCQRLQALMQTLQARRTEQGETKSQLENIVKQIEQYPDATPEIQALELGMQQRRRQLDEHLAFQGRLQQQLTQLESLQTQYEDEYKQFQELQRQYRVHQELAIAFGKNGIQALMIENILPQLEAEANHILARLTGNQLHIQFVTQRAGRRASKKTTKLIDTLDILIADANGTRPYETYSGGEAFRINFSIRLALARLLAQRAGTSLQMLIVDEGFGTQDAEGCDRLIAAINAISSDFSCILTVTHMPQFKEAFQTRIEVRKTEGGSQLSLSI, from the coding sequence ATGATTCCGCTACAACTAACATTAAAAAATTTCCTCAGTTACCGCGATGCCATTCTAGACTTTCGCGGTCTGCATACAGCTTGTATCTGCGGGCCGAATGGCGCGGGGAAATCTTCCCTTCTCGAAGCGATTACCTGGGTGATTTGGGGGCAAAGCCGTGCTGAATCAGAAGATGATATCATCCACGCCGGCGCGAAAGATGTCCGGGTCGATTTCATCTTTCAAAACAACCAGCAAACCCATCGCATTATTCGCACTCGCCACCGGGGACAAAGTAGTTCTCTAGAATTTCAAATTGAGACAGCAGGAGGCTTCCGCTCTTTAACCGAGAAAGGAGTCCGAGCCACCCAACAGTTAATTCTGTATCATCTAAAACTGGATTACGACACATTTATTAATTCGGCTTACCTGCGTCAAGGTCGAGCCGATGAATTCATGCTCAGGCGTCCGAGTGAACGTAAACAAATTCTGGCTGACTTACTGAAGCTCGACCAGTATGAAACATTGGCAGAGCAGGCTAAAGATTTATCCCGACAGTTTAAAGGTCAAGCGGAACAACTAGAGCAAAGTTTGCAGACCATTAAGCAACAGTTGGAACAACGAGACGAGACACTAGAACAACAAACTCTCCTCAAAGCGACTCTCCAACAACTGCAACAAGCCCAAGATATAGACCAAAAACAACTGCAACAACTGCAAGCCGTTGTAAGCCAACGCAGCACCTGGCAACAACAGTTGACCTTTGTGCGACAACAAGATCAGAATCTGAGTCAAGATTGCGATCGCCTCACTCAAGACATCGCCGCAACCGAAGCGCAACAACGGCAACTCGCCACCCTTCTGAGTCAAGAAGAGTCCATCAAAGCCGGTTATGCCCAATACATCAGCCTGCAACAGCAAGAAGAAATTTTCACAGCCAAATTTCAGGCTTACCAAGAAGCCCAACAGCAAAAACAACAACTACAACAACAGCTAACGCAACAAATTAACGAACTGAATTTAAAAATCCGCGACACACAAGCTCAACTCCAAGCCCTGCGCCCTCAAGAACAAGAAATTCAGGATGCACTCTCGCGTTCCGGGGAAGTATCCGCCGCCCTGGAGCAACTGAACCTGGCTCGCAAGCGCCTGGTTGAGTTGGATCATTTGCAACTGGAAGTCTCTCCCCTACTGCAACGCAGCACCTCACTGCAAACTGAACTGGATCGCGCCCAAGCTCGACTCAGTGCCAGATTAGAAGAACTGTATTCTTCTGAGAAACAGCTCAATGCACAAATTGCTGTCACTCCTGAGTTGCGACAAACCGTGCTACAAGTGGGTGCAGAAATTGGACAGCTCGAAAAAAAGCGTGTTTATCAACAGCGAGTGCAGGAGAAAGGACTCGAACGACGCCACTTTCAAGAACGCTTGCAGGAAAACCAACGCCGTTATGAGAAGCAGTTGGCAGAACTCACGCAAAAAATGGAGATGCTGCAAGTGCAGAATGCGGTTTGCCCCTTGTGCGATCGCCCTCTGGATGAAGCACACTCTCATCACGTCATTCAGAAAACCGTTAGCGAACACCAGGGCGTTCAAGAGCAATTTTGGCTGGTGCGAGAACAGCTAACTGTCTGCGAACGAGAATTACAGGTTCTCAGACATGAGTACGCCCAACTCTCGCAAGAACTGTCTCCTTATGAAAAATTACTGGAACAACGAGGACAATTGGAAGCCCGCTTGGAAGCGACAGACGAAGTTTATGATCGGCTGTATGAACTCTCCGAGGAAAAGGAACAACTGGAGCGATCGCTTCATGCGGGTGCTTACGCAGTCGAGTTACAGGCACAATTACAGCAAATCGAGGTTCAGTTACAGCAACTCAACTACAGTGAACAAACCCACGCCCTAGCACGCAGCGAGGTCGATCGTTGGCGCTGGGCAGAGATCAAGCAAGCTAAGCTGGAAGACGCGCTCAAACGTCGGCGTCAAATTGAGGACAAGAAGCCACAACTCCAAGCTCAGCTTGATGCCCTCCAGGCTTCAGTGCACGAGTTGCAAACGACTTCTGAACTCAAGCAGAAACTCGATGCCCTCGACCTGGATATGACACAAATCGGCTATAACTTAGCTGAACATAACGCCCTGCGAGCTTCGGTGCGTCAAGCCCAATCCTGGCAACTGCGTTATCAGGAAGTTATGTCTGCTCAGCAGCAATATCCCCAAGTTTGCCAACGTTTGCAAGCGCTGATGCAGACACTACAAGCACGACGCACTGAACAGGGTGAAACTAAATCGCAACTTGAGAATATTGTCAAGCAAATTGAACAGTATCCCGACGCCACGCCAGAAATTCAAGCCTTAGAGTTAGGGATGCAACAACGGCGACGACAACTCGATGAACATCTTGCTTTTCAGGGGCGTTTGCAACAGCAATTGACTCAATTGGAATCGCTCCAAACGCAATATGAGGATGAATACAAACAATTTCAAGAGCTGCAACGGCAATATCGCGTTCATCAGGAATTAGCGATCGCCTTTGGTAAGAATGGTATCCAAGCCCTGATGATTGAGAATATTTTGCCTCAATTGGAGGCAGAAGCCAACCACATTCTGGCACGACTGACAGGAAATCAATTACATATTCAATTTGTTACGCAACGAGCAGGGCGTAGGGCATCGAAGAAAACCACGAAACTAATTGATACCCTCGATATTCTGATTGCTGATGCGAATGGTACTCGACCTTATGAAACTTACTCTGGGGGGGAAGCGTTTCGGATTAACTTTTCCATTCGTCTTGCCTTAGCGCGACTGTTGGCACAACGAGCGGGGACATCGTTACAAATGTTAATTGTCGATGAGGGGTTTGGCACACAGGATGCGGAAGGATGCGATCGCTTGATTGCGGCGATCAATGCGATCTCGTCTGATTTCTCTTGTATTTTGACGGTAACGCATATGCCGCAGTTTAAAGAGGCGTTCCAGACGCGAATTGAAGTCCGCAAAACTGAGGGGGGTTCTCAATTAAGTCTGTCGATTTGA
- a CDS encoding PAS domain S-box protein, with product MNRAYDSSVQRVEQFSSIPEKRDSRFHWLLVGSVSIGSFIWLMQLIPLEGWSIQWAGFSTAVLVVLLTLVFRRRKRLAEAQAKSVTRSGELAFDVPLESIQRLQKQSQVLMALTQAQTLNRENFQAIIEQISASAADALEVERVSVWLYNKDRSQMECVEVYDQNTDSHSPGSASPHEKTKEQEDRGRGGTLHASPHLTPSEGRPALPTRPLTPSPHHLKPVAIANRLDAPIWLHEKIVGVVCYEHLTATAPSWTPQDENFASAIANLVAIALDVKLKLTSKENCQSSYPLSVTASELGIRHSAAIVSPELPKGNRATASSALTPPLAEQDAPKPKELKHRQQAAGPADSQASYRFVAPNSSELICQYTSEGIFLYASSAYCTLLEYAPDQLIGHSVYDFCHSQDVAALRKSHANLLNQEASERLNYRIRRQNGEYVWLETTSHAIRHPNTGAVTEIVALSRDITQPKQTEEALRASERQLQKLTANVPGIIFECLRRADGSMSFLFVSGGVREICNLEPREIQQNPEVLINLIHADDRLRFNRSVACSAKRLQPWRWEGRIILASRQVKWIQAASRPELQANGDILWDGVVIDISERKQAEAILHESEERFRATFEQADVAIAQVAANGQFLRVNPKLCGIIGYKRRELLTKTLIEITHPEDRVATQAYLSEFFNNQRETLHFEKRYVHKTGSLIWARVTVSLVREPSGVPQYCISVIEDITERKQAEAELHRANRDRINLLESITEAFFAVDREWRFTYINSKTEQFLSRCAEELLGQSLWEVFPYAVDSQFEQQYRRAVAEQTSIKFEEFYPPLQLWLQVRAYPYEGGLSVYFSDITERKQAEAGLLNRSRLSSLAAEVGIALANGGSLLRILQLCTEAMVQQLNASSATIWTLNPASQRLEQQVATGQHFPLQPDLINLVAQTRQLYWTSDEAGTNVSTSCSPSSLCPHFSGYPLVVEDRLMGVMAVLGNHPLSEEARDTLSWVANAIAIAIDRYWARSELLTRRESLLFGLANQIRNSLELDIILETAVQSIRSLFQIDRCHFLWYMPHESEPYWEVVHEASNPNLKSHIGRYTMTQVRLSAEQLLNRQIIQIDQVETFRNPRLRKFLLNMGYTSVLSIPIKTYGGAIGVISCGHCTGSRPWDESEVELLLAVVAQLAIALDQAELYAKARQAATEAQAKAQEVERALNQLRMTQAQLVQSEKMSSLGQLVAGVAHEINNPINFIHGNLAYAGAYIYDLLNLVHLYQEHYPVPPVAIAEQAEVINIDFIATDLPKLLGSMQRGTDRIRSIVQSLRKFSRADEADMKKVDVHEGIESTLLILQHRLKAKGKHPEITIFKEYGSLPPIECYPGELNQVFMNILINAIEALKPLDIGIQPHSSLFVPHPSPTITIRTRILEYCESPTVTEDSPGAIAQKALPEAIAEHPTSTSSQTETLSRQSSQRVVIQISDNGPGMTDSVKAKLFDPFFTTKPVGQGSGLGLSISYQIIVEHHHGILTCTSTPGHGTEFWIEIPIQQVL from the coding sequence GTGAACAGAGCATATGACTCCTCTGTTCAACGGGTAGAGCAATTCAGCAGCATTCCAGAAAAACGTGATTCTCGTTTCCACTGGCTGCTTGTTGGGAGTGTGAGCATTGGGAGTTTTATCTGGTTAATGCAATTGATCCCCCTAGAAGGATGGAGTATTCAGTGGGCTGGCTTCTCGACTGCCGTGCTAGTCGTACTGCTAACACTTGTATTCCGGCGTCGCAAGCGCCTTGCTGAGGCACAGGCAAAGTCCGTTACGAGGTCAGGCGAACTCGCCTTTGATGTGCCCCTAGAGAGCATTCAGCGCCTGCAAAAACAGAGTCAGGTACTCATGGCTCTGACCCAAGCGCAGACGCTCAACCGTGAAAATTTCCAAGCTATCATTGAGCAGATTTCAGCCTCGGCGGCTGATGCTCTTGAGGTAGAGCGCGTCAGCGTGTGGTTATATAACAAAGACCGCTCCCAGATGGAGTGTGTTGAGGTATATGACCAAAATACCGACTCCCATTCGCCAGGAAGTGCTTCACCCCACGAGAAGACAAAGGAACAGGAGGACAGAGGGAGAGGGGGCACTCTTCACGCTTCACCTCACCTCACCCCCTCTGAGGGGCGTCCAGCTTTACCCACTCGCCCTCTCACCCCCTCACCCCACCATCTCAAGCCAGTGGCGATTGCCAATCGCTTAGATGCCCCGATTTGGCTCCATGAAAAGATAGTTGGGGTTGTCTGCTACGAACATCTCACCGCAACCGCCCCATCGTGGACGCCACAAGATGAAAACTTTGCCAGTGCGATCGCCAATTTAGTTGCTATAGCCCTAGACGTGAAGCTAAAGCTGACGTCCAAGGAAAATTGCCAGAGTAGCTATCCCCTGAGCGTGACCGCTAGCGAATTAGGGATTCGCCATAGTGCAGCCATAGTATCACCAGAACTGCCTAAGGGTAACCGAGCCACGGCATCGAGTGCATTAACACCTCCCTTAGCAGAGCAGGATGCTCCCAAGCCTAAGGAATTAAAGCATCGCCAACAAGCGGCTGGTCCCGCCGACAGTCAAGCGAGTTACCGATTCGTCGCTCCCAACTCCAGCGAACTAATTTGCCAATATACATCCGAAGGTATTTTTTTATATGCTTCGTCCGCTTACTGCACGCTCCTAGAATACGCACCTGATCAGCTAATCGGACACTCGGTGTACGACTTTTGTCATTCTCAAGATGTAGCTGCGCTCCGAAAATCCCACGCCAACCTCCTGAACCAGGAAGCGAGCGAACGCCTCAACTACCGCATTCGTCGTCAAAACGGTGAATATGTCTGGTTGGAAACCACGAGCCACGCCATTCGTCATCCCAATACAGGAGCCGTGACAGAAATTGTAGCTCTTTCGCGTGATATTACCCAGCCCAAACAGACCGAAGAAGCGTTACGAGCCAGTGAACGCCAGCTCCAGAAACTAACGGCTAACGTTCCAGGCATCATTTTTGAATGTTTGCGGCGAGCGGATGGTTCGATGTCCTTCCTGTTTGTGAGTGGTGGTGTGCGCGAAATCTGCAACTTAGAGCCTAGAGAAATTCAGCAAAATCCTGAAGTACTAATTAATTTAATTCATGCCGATGACCGTCTCCGTTTCAATCGCTCTGTTGCTTGCTCCGCCAAGAGGCTACAACCTTGGAGATGGGAAGGGCGGATTATTCTAGCGTCCAGGCAAGTCAAATGGATTCAAGCCGCTTCCCGACCGGAATTACAAGCCAATGGCGATATCCTTTGGGATGGCGTTGTGATTGATATCTCGGAGCGCAAGCAAGCTGAAGCCATATTACATGAGAGCGAAGAGCGGTTTAGAGCCACCTTTGAGCAAGCGGATGTGGCGATTGCTCAAGTCGCAGCCAATGGTCAATTTCTGCGAGTCAACCCAAAACTGTGCGGCATCATCGGCTATAAGCGCAGAGAGTTACTCACCAAAACCCTGATAGAAATTACCCACCCAGAGGATCGCGTCGCCACTCAGGCTTACCTGAGCGAATTTTTTAACAACCAGAGGGAAACCCTGCACTTTGAGAAACGCTACGTCCACAAAACGGGTTCTTTGATTTGGGCGAGGGTGACGGTGTCCCTCGTGCGGGAACCGTCGGGAGTTCCCCAATATTGCATTAGCGTGATCGAAGACATCACGGAGCGTAAGCAAGCGGAAGCCGAGTTACACCGAGCTAACCGCGATCGGATCAATCTGTTAGAAAGCATTACTGAAGCCTTCTTTGCCGTTGATCGCGAGTGGCGATTCACCTACATCAACTCCAAAACTGAGCAATTTTTATCCCGCTGTGCTGAAGAATTATTAGGTCAGAGTCTTTGGGAAGTTTTTCCCTATGCCGTCGATTCCCAGTTTGAACAGCAGTATCGTCGAGCAGTTGCCGAGCAAACCAGCATCAAATTTGAGGAATTTTATCCCCCATTACAGCTATGGCTACAAGTACGTGCTTATCCTTACGAAGGGGGTTTATCGGTTTACTTTAGCGATATCACGGAACGGAAACAAGCAGAAGCAGGCTTGTTAAACCGCTCGCGTCTCTCCAGTCTCGCCGCCGAAGTGGGGATTGCCCTCGCCAATGGTGGAAGCTTACTGAGAATTCTCCAACTTTGCACCGAGGCCATGGTGCAACAACTTAACGCCAGCAGTGCGACGATATGGACATTAAATCCGGCCTCACAAAGGCTAGAACAGCAAGTCGCGACCGGTCAACATTTCCCTCTACAACCTGACCTGATCAATTTAGTTGCACAAACCCGTCAACTTTACTGGACTTCTGACGAGGCTGGGACTAATGTGTCCACCTCTTGTTCCCCATCCTCACTCTGCCCTCATTTTTCGGGATACCCCCTGGTGGTGGAAGACCGATTGATGGGCGTTATGGCGGTGTTAGGCAATCACCCCCTTTCCGAAGAAGCCCGTGATACGCTCAGTTGGGTTGCTAATGCGATCGCAATTGCTATTGATCGATATTGGGCACGCTCAGAACTCCTCACCCGTCGAGAATCCCTCCTATTTGGGTTAGCCAATCAAATCCGCAACTCCCTCGAACTGGATATCATCCTGGAAACCGCAGTCCAGTCCATTCGCAGCCTGTTTCAAATTGACAGATGCCACTTTTTGTGGTATATGCCCCATGAGAGTGAGCCGTATTGGGAGGTCGTCCATGAAGCCAGCAATCCCAACCTCAAAAGCCATATTGGTCGATACACCATGACTCAGGTGAGGCTGTCTGCGGAGCAACTGCTCAATCGGCAAATCATTCAAATTGATCAAGTCGAGACGTTCAGAAATCCTCGCTTGCGAAAGTTCTTACTCAACATGGGCTACACCTCAGTCTTATCCATACCGATTAAGACCTATGGCGGGGCGATTGGGGTGATTAGCTGCGGTCACTGTACGGGTTCACGCCCTTGGGATGAGAGCGAGGTAGAACTGCTACTGGCTGTTGTTGCCCAACTGGCAATTGCCCTCGATCAGGCCGAACTCTACGCCAAAGCTCGTCAAGCCGCGACTGAGGCTCAAGCCAAAGCCCAAGAGGTAGAACGTGCGCTTAATCAACTACGCATGACCCAAGCCCAGCTTGTGCAGAGCGAAAAAATGTCTAGCTTAGGACAACTCGTGGCTGGTGTGGCTCACGAAATTAACAACCCGATTAACTTCATTCACGGCAATCTTGCTTACGCTGGCGCTTATATTTACGACTTGCTCAACCTAGTACACCTTTATCAGGAACACTACCCCGTACCGCCTGTCGCCATTGCCGAGCAAGCTGAGGTGATTAACATCGACTTTATCGCCACCGACTTGCCTAAATTGCTGGGTTCCATGCAGCGGGGAACTGATCGTATCCGCTCCATCGTCCAGAGCTTGAGGAAATTCTCCAGGGCTGACGAAGCCGATATGAAGAAAGTTGACGTGCATGAAGGGATTGAAAGCACTTTATTGATTTTGCAACATCGGTTAAAGGCAAAAGGGAAACATCCGGAAATTACAATCTTCAAAGAATACGGTAGCCTGCCTCCCATAGAGTGCTATCCCGGAGAACTCAATCAAGTGTTTATGAACATTTTGATTAATGCCATTGAAGCGCTTAAACCGTTAGACATTGGCATTCAGCCACATTCCTCTCTATTTGTCCCTCATCCTTCGCCTACCATCACGATCCGTACCCGAATCTTAGAGTATTGTGAATCTCCTACTGTTACAGAAGACTCACCCGGTGCAATCGCCCAAAAGGCTTTACCAGAGGCAATCGCAGAGCATCCTACCTCTACTAGTTCCCAAACAGAAACCTTATCCCGGCAAAGCTCCCAAAGAGTCGTGATCCAAATTTCTGATAATGGCCCTGGCATGACCGATTCCGTCAAGGCCAAGTTATTCGATCCCTTCTTCACCACTAAACCCGTTGGACAAGGTAGCGGATTAGGATTATCCATTAGCTACCAAATTATCGTAGAACACCATCACGGAATTTTGACTTGTACTTCCACACCTGGACATGGGACTGAGTTTTGGATCGAAATCCCGATTCAGCAAGTTCTTTGA